Proteins encoded by one window of Desulfovibrio ferrophilus:
- the galU gene encoding UTP--glucose-1-phosphate uridylyltransferase GalU produces MDISKVVIPVAGWGTRSLPATKNVPKEMLPIYKKPVIQYVVEEAIQTGLTDVIFVNNQNKMIIEDHFDYNLVLEQMLERKGKTELLKEIREVAEMANIISVRQKVQLGLGHAVLCAREVIKDEPFGVMVGDDMMFGIEPGIKQLVDVAKAEKLSVIGVVEVPRNKVDRYGIMQGEEIGSGVFRVRQVVEKPAIEDAPSQMAVVGRYVLLPEVFDHLDAIGPGVGGEIQLTDALERMAKENRLLAVKMHGRRFDAGDWTEFLTANIYFALQDEELRDDLVKNLQDLLSCK; encoded by the coding sequence ATGGACATTAGCAAAGTTGTCATTCCGGTGGCTGGCTGGGGAACGCGTTCGCTCCCCGCGACCAAGAATGTGCCCAAGGAAATGCTCCCCATCTATAAGAAACCGGTCATTCAGTATGTGGTCGAAGAGGCCATTCAAACGGGACTGACCGATGTTATCTTCGTCAATAACCAGAATAAGATGATCATTGAGGATCACTTTGATTATAACTTGGTGCTTGAGCAGATGCTGGAGCGCAAAGGGAAGACCGAGCTGCTCAAGGAGATTCGCGAAGTGGCCGAAATGGCCAACATCATCTCCGTGCGCCAGAAGGTCCAATTAGGGCTGGGGCACGCCGTGCTCTGCGCCCGTGAAGTCATTAAGGATGAGCCCTTTGGCGTGATGGTGGGCGACGACATGATGTTTGGCATCGAGCCGGGCATCAAGCAGTTGGTGGACGTTGCCAAGGCCGAGAAACTTTCGGTCATCGGTGTTGTGGAGGTCCCGCGCAACAAGGTGGATCGCTACGGCATCATGCAGGGCGAAGAGATCGGCTCTGGCGTATTCCGGGTGCGTCAGGTGGTGGAGAAACCTGCCATTGAAGATGCTCCGTCGCAGATGGCAGTGGTGGGACGTTACGTGCTGTTGCCCGAGGTGTTTGATCATCTGGACGCCATTGGCCCTGGTGTGGGCGGCGAAATTCAGCTGACCGATGCGCTGGAACGCATGGCCAAGGAAAACCGCTTGCTTGCCGTGAAGATGCATGGCCGACGCTTTGACGCTGGGGACTGGACCGAGTTCCTGACGGCCAATATCTATTTTGCTCTGCAGGACGAAGAATTGCGGGACGATCTGGTCAAGAATCTTCAGGATTTGCTGTCTTGCAAATAG
- a CDS encoding sulfite exporter TauE/SafE family protein, which produces MLTTSIVATVVLVAAFIQGTAGFGFAFFSLPLLALLLDFRVAVPTLVLLAQALNLIILSQHRFKADWKKSVLPLTLFSLPGIPVGVWLLTWLDVRLLQGSLGVILVGYALYQWLAKPAPRVLSRAWMVCAGFVAGCLGGALNSQGPPILVYTSLQPWNKDMVKGTLIAFFFTTGLAVVATQAYQGLITPEVTHLAAVCLPFLLVGVMAGRALYKRLGEGGYRQLYMAMILVLGVMMVIKSAVEA; this is translated from the coding sequence ATGTTGACCACTTCCATCGTCGCAACCGTAGTGCTCGTAGCCGCCTTCATTCAGGGCACAGCGGGCTTTGGCTTCGCCTTTTTTTCTCTGCCCCTGCTGGCCTTGCTGCTGGATTTCCGAGTAGCTGTCCCCACACTCGTGCTGCTGGCTCAGGCCCTGAACCTGATCATTCTTTCGCAGCATCGATTCAAGGCGGATTGGAAGAAGAGTGTTTTGCCCCTGACCCTGTTTTCCCTACCGGGAATTCCAGTAGGCGTCTGGCTGTTGACGTGGCTGGACGTACGCCTGCTCCAGGGGAGTCTGGGTGTGATCCTGGTTGGCTACGCGCTGTACCAATGGCTGGCCAAACCTGCGCCACGAGTCCTCAGCCGCGCCTGGATGGTCTGCGCCGGATTCGTTGCTGGCTGCCTGGGAGGCGCGCTGAATTCCCAGGGACCGCCGATTCTGGTCTACACCTCACTCCAGCCCTGGAACAAGGACATGGTCAAAGGCACACTTATCGCCTTCTTTTTCACGACAGGATTGGCCGTGGTCGCCACACAGGCCTATCAGGGGTTGATTACCCCAGAGGTCACCCATCTGGCCGCAGTATGCCTGCCATTTCTGCTCGTCGGCGTCATGGCCGGCCGCGCGCTGTATAAGCGCCTGGGTGAAGGTGGCTACCGCCAGTTGTACATGGCAATGATCCTTGTCCTGGGCGTGATGATGGTCATCAAGAGCGCAGTGGAAGCCTAA
- the ftsH gene encoding ATP-dependent zinc metalloprotease FtsH: MNNFARNLFLWAAISLVMVVLFNLFNQPPQPQLRMSYTEFLQSVEKGGVDEVTIQGQNIFGQTRDGQRFSSYAPDDPNLVKTLVDRGVQVTAEPNEDSPWYMTLLLSWFPMLLLIGVWIFFMRQMQSGGGKAMSFGRSRAKMITQDQSKITFEDVAGVDEAKEELSEIVDFLSDPRKFTRLGGRIPKGVLLVGPPGTGKTLLARAVAGEAGVPFFSISGSDFVEMFVGVGASRVRDLFIQGKKNAPCLIFIDEIDAVGRQRGAGLGGGHDEREQTLNQLLVEMDGFESNEGVILIAATNRPDVLDPALLRPGRFDRQVVVPTPDLRGRKHILDVHTRRTPLSPNVDTQIIARGTPGFSGADLENLVNEAALQAAKLGQDFVEMEDFETAKDKVLMGKERRSLIMSDDQKRTTAYHEAGHALVARMIPGTDPVHKVTIIPRGRALGLMMQLPEDDRFNYTREYCEARIAVALAGRVAEKLIFNQRTNGASNDIEKATELARAMVTQWGMSEELGPLSMAEKDDNVFLGREMGRAKVHSEETAQMVDTEVRRFVIAGEDRATQILDENKAMLERVADALLERETITGAELDLLMEGKTLPPANGTSGGAPGKSSTAVSAAPEADATEDAVAEGAPQDKSLFKKVMDGDLDVSKAQDSEETKSDDLDFKLEPEDDEAEKKND, encoded by the coding sequence TTGAATAATTTTGCAAGGAATCTTTTCCTTTGGGCTGCCATTTCACTCGTCATGGTTGTCCTGTTCAACCTGTTCAATCAGCCCCCTCAGCCTCAGCTGCGCATGAGCTACACCGAGTTCCTGCAGAGCGTGGAAAAAGGAGGGGTGGACGAAGTAACCATTCAGGGTCAGAATATCTTTGGTCAGACCCGCGATGGTCAGCGCTTCTCCAGCTATGCACCTGATGATCCGAATCTGGTGAAAACACTGGTGGATCGCGGCGTGCAGGTCACCGCCGAACCCAACGAGGACTCCCCCTGGTACATGACCTTGCTCCTTTCCTGGTTCCCCATGCTGCTGCTTATCGGCGTCTGGATTTTCTTCATGCGTCAGATGCAGTCCGGCGGGGGAAAGGCCATGAGCTTTGGCCGTTCACGAGCCAAGATGATCACGCAGGACCAGAGCAAGATCACGTTCGAGGACGTGGCCGGAGTGGACGAAGCCAAGGAAGAGCTCTCCGAGATCGTCGATTTCCTGTCTGACCCGCGCAAGTTCACCCGCTTGGGTGGTCGCATCCCCAAGGGGGTGTTGCTCGTGGGCCCTCCCGGAACGGGTAAGACCCTGCTGGCGCGTGCTGTTGCCGGTGAGGCTGGCGTTCCGTTCTTCTCCATTTCGGGTTCCGATTTCGTGGAGATGTTCGTCGGTGTCGGTGCTTCCCGAGTGCGTGACTTGTTCATTCAGGGTAAGAAGAATGCTCCGTGTCTGATTTTCATTGATGAGATCGACGCCGTGGGCCGTCAGCGTGGTGCTGGCCTGGGTGGCGGTCATGATGAACGCGAGCAGACCCTGAACCAGTTATTGGTGGAAATGGACGGGTTCGAGTCCAACGAGGGTGTCATCCTCATTGCGGCCACCAACCGTCCGGACGTGCTGGATCCCGCATTGCTGCGCCCAGGCCGTTTCGATCGTCAGGTTGTTGTGCCTACCCCGGATCTTCGTGGTCGCAAGCACATCCTGGACGTGCATACCCGCCGTACTCCGCTCAGCCCCAACGTGGATACCCAAATCATTGCTCGCGGAACCCCCGGGTTCTCCGGCGCCGATCTGGAGAACCTCGTCAACGAGGCCGCTCTTCAAGCAGCCAAGCTGGGCCAGGATTTTGTGGAGATGGAAGACTTTGAGACCGCCAAGGATAAGGTCCTGATGGGCAAGGAGCGCCGCAGCCTGATCATGAGTGACGATCAGAAACGGACCACGGCCTATCATGAGGCCGGTCATGCACTGGTTGCCAGGATGATCCCCGGTACGGATCCCGTGCATAAGGTGACCATTATTCCCCGTGGCAGGGCGCTTGGCCTGATGATGCAGCTGCCCGAGGATGATCGTTTCAACTACACCCGTGAATACTGCGAGGCCCGCATTGCCGTGGCCCTGGCAGGCCGCGTTGCCGAGAAACTTATTTTCAACCAGCGCACCAACGGAGCTTCCAACGATATCGAAAAGGCCACAGAGCTGGCCCGCGCCATGGTCACCCAATGGGGCATGAGCGAGGAGCTGGGACCGCTGTCCATGGCCGAGAAGGACGATAATGTCTTCCTGGGCCGCGAGATGGGCCGAGCAAAGGTGCATAGCGAAGAAACAGCTCAGATGGTCGACACCGAAGTCCGCCGTTTTGTGATTGCCGGTGAAGATCGTGCCACCCAGATTCTGGATGAGAACAAGGCGATGCTGGAGCGTGTGGCCGATGCATTGCTGGAACGCGAAACCATCACGGGTGCTGAGCTTGATCTGCTCATGGAAGGCAAGACTCTGCCGCCGGCCAATGGCACGAGTGGCGGTGCTCCGGGCAAGTCTTCGACTGCGGTTTCCGCAGCACCGGAGGCAGATGCGACCGAAGACGCCGTCGCAGAAGGCGCACCGCAGGACAAGAGCCTGTTCAAGAAGGTGATGGACGGTGATCTGGACGTCTCCAAGGCTCAGGATAGCGAGGAGACCAAGTCTGACGACTTGGACTTCAAGCTGGAGCCCGAAGATGATGAGGCCGAGAAGAAGAACGACTAG
- the priA gene encoding replication restart helicase PriA yields MNPAYWHVALPSAPFTTLTYTEPEYLPTSVWGAGMRVVVPVGGSTRMGILVKRFTERPADLPESVALKTLLWPVEREALLSADYMALAENLAARQMEHTGRVLEILLPSGVRAVTFSFRLYDKRFPARLTPKALRGLSPDDLRILAALWADGRMTVAATKRHEKQQEFCSLAQDPPWPIRPTAKRQMEICEYLWDNGPTARPMLSRELGAGATQPLNTLISNGLVTVGPPPEFHEPEVCVLEPEDHLVDGDGAPEATDEQALALDDLAAALSDDTPQVRLVHGVTGSGKTLVYLRLAEQAVAGGRSVLLLAPEVALACSLYRAATQHFPGRSVRLYHGYQQPSRREQAFMEVAASTGPEIIVGTRSALFLPVADPAFIVLDEEHDGSFKQEERLAYQAKEVAHFLVSRSGGLLVLGSATPDVKTYQAVEQGAISKVCMSTRVGGNELPPVEFVDLRESPPDEGPFAPISAELLKSTVARGEQAVIMLNRRGYAPVMYCLDCGKVARCSNCDVGLTYHKSRERLVCHYCGAAEPFPRLCECGGASYLPMGEGTENVEEALAHLLPPDAGVLRLDRDSTRRPGRMEAILADFAAGKAKVLVGTQMLSKGHHFPDVTLVIVVDGDLGLNVPDYRAAERMFQLMVQVSGRAGRGDKPGRVLIQTRNPEHYCWQYVKRVDYEGFFEKEVALRKKYSYPPFTHLALLRMNYPGDFAGGHQAIMDLVKILGSLGKELGIRVLGPAPSPIGLLRGRKRYQCLIKGGDWAAIRGLYAEVRKRLSPHSKIRVSLDLDPVNML; encoded by the coding sequence ATGAATCCCGCTTACTGGCACGTTGCGCTGCCCAGCGCCCCATTCACCACGCTGACCTATACCGAACCGGAGTATCTGCCCACGTCGGTCTGGGGAGCGGGGATGCGGGTTGTGGTCCCTGTGGGCGGTTCCACGCGCATGGGGATTTTGGTCAAGAGGTTCACGGAACGTCCAGCGGATCTGCCAGAGTCCGTGGCCTTGAAGACGCTGCTTTGGCCCGTGGAGCGCGAGGCTCTGCTCAGTGCCGATTACATGGCCCTGGCCGAGAATCTTGCCGCGCGACAGATGGAGCATACCGGGCGTGTGTTGGAAATTCTGTTGCCCTCGGGTGTGCGCGCCGTGACGTTTAGCTTTCGTCTTTATGACAAGCGTTTTCCGGCACGGTTGACACCCAAGGCTTTGCGCGGATTGTCGCCCGATGACTTGCGGATTCTGGCAGCATTATGGGCCGATGGCCGAATGACCGTGGCCGCCACCAAGCGCCACGAAAAGCAGCAGGAATTCTGCTCACTGGCCCAGGATCCGCCATGGCCCATACGTCCTACGGCCAAGCGGCAGATGGAAATCTGCGAGTATCTTTGGGACAATGGCCCCACTGCGCGGCCGATGCTGTCCAGGGAGCTGGGAGCAGGAGCCACGCAACCGCTGAATACCCTGATTTCCAACGGCCTGGTGACCGTTGGTCCTCCGCCTGAGTTCCATGAGCCCGAAGTTTGTGTGCTAGAACCCGAAGACCATTTAGTAGACGGCGATGGCGCTCCGGAAGCCACCGATGAACAGGCCCTGGCTCTGGATGATCTAGCCGCCGCCCTCTCTGATGACACTCCGCAGGTTCGTCTGGTCCATGGAGTCACGGGCAGTGGCAAGACTCTGGTCTACCTGCGCCTTGCCGAACAGGCTGTGGCTGGGGGGCGATCGGTGTTGCTGCTGGCCCCGGAAGTGGCTCTGGCCTGTTCCCTGTATCGTGCCGCAACACAGCATTTCCCAGGCCGTTCGGTGCGTCTGTATCATGGCTATCAACAGCCAAGCCGCCGCGAACAGGCCTTTATGGAGGTCGCAGCGTCCACCGGGCCAGAGATTATTGTGGGCACGCGCTCTGCGCTTTTTCTGCCCGTAGCTGATCCTGCGTTCATCGTTCTGGACGAGGAACACGATGGTTCTTTCAAGCAGGAGGAGCGCCTTGCCTATCAGGCCAAGGAAGTGGCGCATTTCCTGGTGAGTCGTTCGGGTGGGCTGTTGGTGCTCGGTTCCGCCACTCCGGATGTGAAGACCTATCAGGCCGTAGAGCAGGGCGCGATCTCCAAGGTCTGCATGTCGACCCGTGTGGGTGGCAATGAGCTGCCACCTGTGGAGTTTGTTGATCTGCGCGAGAGCCCCCCTGACGAGGGCCCGTTTGCGCCCATTTCCGCCGAGTTGCTCAAGTCCACCGTTGCCCGGGGCGAGCAGGCTGTGATCATGCTCAATCGCCGGGGCTATGCTCCTGTCATGTATTGTCTGGATTGCGGCAAGGTTGCGCGGTGTTCCAACTGCGACGTGGGTTTGACCTACCACAAGTCCCGCGAGCGGTTGGTCTGCCACTACTGCGGTGCGGCTGAACCCTTCCCGCGCCTTTGCGAGTGCGGTGGCGCCAGCTATCTGCCCATGGGCGAGGGCACCGAGAATGTCGAGGAAGCCCTGGCACACCTGCTGCCGCCTGACGCAGGGGTGCTGCGCTTGGATAGGGATTCCACCCGCCGTCCCGGACGTATGGAGGCGATTCTGGCTGACTTTGCAGCGGGCAAGGCCAAGGTCTTGGTCGGCACCCAGATGCTTTCCAAGGGCCATCACTTTCCGGACGTGACCCTGGTCATCGTGGTGGACGGTGATCTTGGGCTGAATGTGCCGGATTATCGGGCTGCCGAACGTATGTTCCAGCTCATGGTGCAGGTCTCCGGTCGTGCCGGACGAGGAGACAAACCGGGCCGAGTACTCATCCAGACGCGCAACCCCGAGCATTACTGCTGGCAGTATGTGAAGCGGGTTGACTACGAGGGGTTCTTCGAAAAGGAAGTGGCGCTGCGCAAGAAGTATTCCTATCCACCGTTTACGCATCTGGCGCTGTTGCGCATGAATTACCCCGGGGATTTTGCAGGCGGGCATCAGGCCATTATGGATCTGGTCAAGATTCTGGGCAGTCTGGGCAAGGAACTGGGGATCCGTGTCCTGGGTCCGGCCCCATCCCCCATAGGACTCCTCAGAGGCCGCAAACGCTACCAGTGCCTGATCAAGGGCGGTGACTGGGCTGCCATTCGGGGTCTTTATGCTGAGGTGCGCAAGCGCTTGTCACCGCATTCGAAGATTCGCGTTTCTCTCGACCTTGACCCCGTCAACATGCTTTAG
- the glmM gene encoding phosphoglucosamine mutase — translation MNKRIFGTDGLRGQVGTFPMLPETALRLGLAAGQYFRNGKKRHKVLIGKDTRISGYVFESALTSGFCAAGMDVYLVGPMPTPAISFLTRSMRCDLGVVISASHNPYMDNGIKFFDHEGFKLPDQVEDDISALIMDETTQWDYPAHDAVGKARRMLDSMGRYVVALKHTFPHDRTLDGMKIVLDCANGATYKVAPMVFCELGAEVVLVGAEPNGLNINDGCGSLHPEGLAERVLAEKADLGLALDGDGDRLIVVDEKGHILDGDQIMALCALDKIERGVLTNNLLVATVMSNMALEVFMRERGGTLMRTAVGDRYVVEAMRREGAVLGGEQSGHLIFMNHSTTGDGILAALQLMRVMVEQDKPLSDLAHLIEPYPQLLINVAVERKPPFENEPKVMSAVADAEAELGDTGRVLLRYSGTEAKARVMVEGQDEALVRRIAEELAEVVREALR, via the coding sequence ATGAATAAACGTATTTTTGGTACCGACGGCCTGCGCGGCCAGGTCGGCACCTTCCCGATGCTGCCGGAAACGGCCCTCAGATTGGGGCTGGCGGCAGGTCAATATTTTCGCAACGGCAAGAAACGTCACAAAGTGCTCATTGGCAAGGACACCCGTATCTCCGGGTATGTCTTTGAGAGTGCGCTGACCAGTGGCTTCTGCGCCGCCGGAATGGACGTTTATCTTGTCGGTCCCATGCCTACTCCTGCCATTTCCTTTTTGACTCGCAGCATGCGTTGCGACTTGGGTGTTGTCATCTCCGCGTCGCATAATCCGTATATGGATAACGGTATCAAATTCTTCGATCACGAAGGCTTCAAGCTGCCCGATCAGGTCGAGGATGATATCTCCGCCCTGATTATGGACGAGACAACCCAGTGGGACTACCCGGCGCACGATGCGGTGGGCAAGGCCCGGCGCATGTTGGACAGCATGGGGCGCTACGTCGTGGCTCTGAAGCACACCTTCCCTCATGACCGGACTCTGGATGGGATGAAGATCGTGTTGGACTGCGCCAATGGTGCCACCTACAAGGTTGCCCCCATGGTCTTTTGTGAACTGGGTGCCGAGGTGGTCCTGGTGGGCGCAGAGCCCAATGGCTTGAACATCAACGACGGATGTGGCTCCCTGCATCCCGAGGGATTGGCCGAACGGGTTCTGGCCGAAAAAGCTGATCTGGGATTGGCTCTGGATGGAGACGGCGATCGTTTGATCGTGGTGGACGAGAAGGGGCATATTTTAGACGGTGACCAGATCATGGCCCTATGTGCCTTGGATAAGATCGAGCGTGGCGTGCTGACCAACAATCTGTTGGTGGCAACCGTCATGAGTAATATGGCCCTTGAGGTCTTCATGCGCGAGCGTGGCGGGACACTGATGCGAACCGCAGTGGGTGACCGCTATGTGGTGGAGGCCATGCGCCGTGAGGGAGCCGTGCTGGGTGGCGAGCAGTCCGGGCACCTGATTTTCATGAATCATTCCACCACAGGAGACGGCATTCTGGCTGCATTGCAGTTGATGCGGGTCATGGTGGAGCAGGATAAACCTTTGTCAGATCTGGCTCATTTGATCGAACCATATCCGCAGTTGCTGATCAATGTTGCCGTGGAGCGCAAGCCTCCCTTCGAGAATGAGCCCAAGGTCATGAGCGCCGTCGCTGATGCCGAAGCCGAATTGGGAGATACGGGGCGTGTGCTGTTGCGTTACTCGGGTACGGAGGCCAAGGCCCGGGTTATGGTCGAAGGTCAGGATGAAGCCTTGGTCCGCCGCATTGCCGAGGAGCTTGCCGAGGTCGTGCGAGAAGCCTTGCGCTGA
- a CDS encoding YbbR-like domain-containing protein translates to MFSNWQYRLLALVLALSCWYIVTGREKVETWAEMPVEIVGAPEDLAVRGDVPTRVRARIRGSRALIRRLNEQPPVYTLDLSMLTPGENGIALEKEDIPVSMALEVMEIDPSRLVLTADTLISATLPVRPVWRGGPGEDFDLTLAEAAPAEVVVRGPEPLVLTLKDIPTLEREVPGSGAGEHVFETGLALPKGVSSETAKVGVRLEYALKTKSVWIRLPVRVLPESVNGRKVTLVPRTIQIQAVVPLPLLREKEFKSLFSVSVVAPGSLKSGKHVLPVTIKAPDGCTLLKTVPEKVEVRIKKG, encoded by the coding sequence ATGTTCTCCAACTGGCAATACAGACTCCTGGCATTGGTTCTGGCCTTGTCCTGCTGGTACATTGTGACTGGTCGGGAAAAGGTCGAGACCTGGGCTGAGATGCCTGTGGAAATCGTGGGTGCCCCGGAGGATCTAGCCGTGCGTGGGGATGTGCCGACACGCGTCAGGGCTCGCATCCGAGGCTCTCGGGCGCTTATTCGCAGACTGAATGAGCAGCCTCCGGTCTACACTCTGGACCTGTCCATGTTGACTCCAGGCGAGAACGGTATTGCCCTTGAAAAGGAAGATATTCCCGTCTCCATGGCTTTAGAAGTTATGGAAATTGATCCTTCACGATTGGTGCTTACGGCGGATACGTTGATTTCCGCAACGCTGCCAGTGCGCCCTGTTTGGCGTGGTGGACCTGGCGAAGACTTCGACTTGACCCTGGCCGAGGCCGCACCCGCAGAAGTCGTGGTGCGTGGGCCAGAGCCGTTGGTGCTCACGCTGAAGGATATCCCCACGCTGGAGCGCGAAGTGCCGGGTTCCGGTGCTGGCGAACATGTTTTCGAGACTGGCCTGGCATTACCCAAAGGCGTGTCGTCCGAAACCGCCAAGGTGGGTGTTCGGCTGGAATACGCATTAAAAACGAAATCGGTCTGGATCAGATTGCCGGTCCGTGTGCTCCCGGAAAGCGTCAATGGTCGCAAGGTGACCCTTGTGCCCCGGACGATTCAGATTCAAGCAGTGGTGCCATTGCCTCTGCTACGGGAAAAGGAGTTCAAGTCTCTTTTTTCGGTTTCTGTCGTGGCTCCGGGCTCCTTGAAATCAGGAAAGCATGTGCTCCCTGTGACCATCAAGGCCCCCGACGGGTGTACACTGCTCAAGACTGTCCCCGAAAAAGTGGAAGTCCGTATCAAAAAAGGATAG
- the cdaA gene encoding diadenylate cyclase CdaA, translating to MIDFGWFQISWREVVDIALVAFIFYRLILLIRGTRAVSVFWGLVLVVVVYYLSGQFGLLTLNWLLANFLGSIFLVVIILFQRDIRNALSQVGAGRFWRRPPLQDDIFTQVVAAVLSMASKRVGALVVIEKNVPLGDIMERGVELDAKISTDLLRTIFDTATPLHDGAAVIRAGRLAAAGCILPLAVGIRRKASFGTRHRAAIGVTQETDAIAVVVSEERGEISVAIGGRLTAALDEVRLKRVLRRAWEK from the coding sequence ATGATCGACTTTGGCTGGTTTCAGATATCCTGGCGGGAAGTTGTGGATATCGCCCTGGTGGCGTTCATCTTCTATCGCCTGATCCTGCTAATCCGTGGCACCCGTGCCGTGAGTGTGTTCTGGGGTCTGGTCCTCGTTGTTGTGGTCTATTATCTCTCGGGACAGTTCGGCCTGTTGACCCTCAACTGGTTGCTTGCAAATTTCCTGGGGTCCATCTTTCTAGTGGTGATCATTCTCTTCCAGCGCGATATTCGCAATGCCCTGTCACAGGTTGGCGCGGGCAGGTTCTGGCGGCGGCCTCCACTGCAGGACGATATCTTCACCCAGGTGGTGGCTGCGGTATTGTCCATGGCCTCCAAGCGGGTCGGAGCGCTGGTGGTCATCGAAAAGAACGTTCCGCTGGGTGACATCATGGAGCGAGGAGTTGAGCTGGACGCCAAGATATCGACCGATCTGTTGCGAACGATTTTTGATACCGCCACTCCTCTGCATGACGGAGCGGCAGTTATTCGAGCCGGTCGTCTTGCCGCTGCGGGTTGCATTTTGCCCCTGGCAGTGGGCATCCGGCGCAAGGCCAGTTTCGGTACGCGGCATAGAGCCGCCATTGGAGTGACTCAGGAGACCGATGCCATCGCGGTGGTGGTCTCCGAGGAACGGGGGGAAATCTCCGTGGCCATCGGCGGTAGACTGACCGCTGCTCTGGATGAAGTCCGTCTGAAACGTGTGCTGCGGCGCGCCTGGGAGAAGTAA
- a CDS encoding DMT family transporter → MNPLILGICLALVSTVIWSGNFIVSRGMGQLVHPATLAFMRWVTALVILLPFAARALWRERQIIRKHFKYLMATSLIGITVFNTVIYMAGRTTEALNMALISTSSPVFIILFARMFLGDPITRNKLWGVVAAIGGVVLIITRGNLSLLFEMNYAEGDLWMLLAAALFAAYSIMVRIKPKDIGATAFLAASFGMGLVMLTPWAAWEILRYGLPELTSPIMGSVLYIGLGASLVAYMCWNGAVSRIGPAQAGMVYYSLPLFSGLEAWLLLGEPVGWFHFVGGASIIGGIFLASRMPQFQPKK, encoded by the coding sequence ATGAACCCACTGATACTGGGAATCTGCCTGGCCTTGGTCTCGACCGTTATCTGGTCCGGCAATTTCATTGTCTCACGAGGGATGGGCCAACTGGTTCACCCCGCCACATTGGCGTTCATGCGCTGGGTCACTGCACTGGTCATTCTGCTGCCCTTTGCGGCGAGGGCCCTTTGGCGGGAGCGCCAAATCATCAGGAAACATTTCAAATATCTGATGGCAACGTCGTTGATCGGAATCACCGTCTTCAACACCGTCATCTACATGGCCGGACGAACGACTGAAGCCCTGAATATGGCGCTCATTTCCACGTCCTCCCCCGTTTTCATCATCCTCTTCGCACGCATGTTCCTGGGCGACCCCATCACGCGCAATAAATTATGGGGAGTTGTGGCGGCCATTGGAGGCGTCGTGCTCATCATCACCCGTGGCAACCTGAGCCTGTTGTTTGAGATGAACTATGCCGAAGGTGATCTGTGGATGCTGCTGGCAGCCGCATTATTTGCGGCTTATTCCATCATGGTGCGCATCAAACCGAAAGACATTGGGGCAACGGCGTTCCTGGCCGCCAGTTTCGGCATGGGCCTGGTCATGCTGACCCCGTGGGCAGCATGGGAAATATTGCGCTACGGCCTGCCGGAACTCACCTCCCCCATCATGGGATCAGTCCTCTACATCGGGCTTGGAGCCTCGCTTGTGGCCTATATGTGCTGGAATGGCGCGGTCAGCCGCATCGGCCCTGCGCAGGCGGGAATGGTCTACTACAGTCTGCCGCTGTTCAGCGGCCTCGAAGCGTGGTTGCTGCTGGGCGAGCCCGTGGGCTGGTTCCACTTCGTGGGTGGTGCTAGCATCATCGGCGGCATCTTCCTGGCGTCACGCATGCCCCAGTTCCAACCGAAGAAATAG
- the folP gene encoding dihydropteroate synthase codes for MQDRVLWNVTGGRVLGPAPFFVVGIVNATPDSFYDGGRHDQTTDAVSHGIRLLQEGAMVLDVGGESTRPYAEEVSAEDELARVIPVIQGLSAHIRAEGEEAAVSVDTYKAEVAAKALEAGACIVNDISSCQFDPGMIDVLAQYKPGYVLMHSPGRPGQMQDSPRYDSVVDEIIAFFEKHIRILTAAGLPEDNIVIDPGIGFGKTLEHNLQILASIEAFGVLGLPLFVGLSNKSMFGKLLGLEVGDRKNATQAAIAVLASRGVRVHRVHEVALTMQTLTVAEAMRPGRRVLETKGAL; via the coding sequence ATGCAAGATCGCGTTCTTTGGAATGTAACTGGGGGAAGGGTCCTTGGCCCTGCCCCCTTTTTTGTTGTCGGCATCGTCAATGCCACGCCGGACTCCTTTTATGACGGAGGCAGGCACGACCAGACAACAGACGCCGTGAGCCACGGCATTCGTCTTCTTCAGGAAGGGGCAATGGTCCTGGATGTGGGAGGTGAGTCGACCCGTCCCTATGCCGAGGAAGTCAGTGCTGAGGATGAACTCGCACGGGTGATTCCGGTTATTCAGGGGCTCTCGGCCCATATTCGGGCCGAGGGCGAAGAAGCCGCCGTGTCCGTGGATACGTATAAAGCCGAGGTTGCTGCCAAGGCGCTGGAGGCCGGAGCCTGTATTGTCAACGACATTTCCTCCTGCCAGTTTGATCCGGGCATGATTGATGTGCTGGCCCAGTATAAACCCGGCTATGTGTTGATGCATTCTCCGGGGCGCCCCGGACAGATGCAGGACTCCCCCCGCTACGATAGTGTGGTCGACGAGATTATCGCCTTTTTCGAGAAACATATCCGCATCCTGACCGCTGCCGGTCTGCCCGAGGATAATATTGTCATTGATCCGGGCATCGGCTTTGGCAAGACCCTTGAGCATAACCTGCAGATACTGGCCAGTATAGAAGCCTTTGGTGTGTTGGGGTTGCCGCTGTTTGTGGGGCTGTCCAACAAATCCATGTTCGGGAAACTGCTGGGGCTGGAAGTTGGCGACCGCAAGAACGCCACTCAGGCGGCGATAGCCGTGCTGGCTTCACGAGGGGTGCGGGTGCACCGAGTGCATGAAGTGGCCCTGACCATGCAGACTCTGACTGTGGCCGAGGCTATGCGCCCGGGGCGTCGCGTTTTGGAAACCAAGGGAGCGCTCTAG